Part of the Anaerolineae bacterium genome, GTGGGCAGGGCTGGACTTGGAAGCCTTCTCGCGCGCCAAAGTGATGCGCGAGTATCAGCAAGCTGCCCTGCGCAACGCCCGCAACATTTTGTGGAAATACTATGAAGGCTTCGCCGATTACCAGCGCGGCGAGCCGCTTACAGCCAACGAACAGCGCAAGGCGTTACTCTGGCAGTGGTATAGAGACAACGGCGTCGACGCACGCGCAATGCGCCTTGAGGTGGGCAACCTGAACCGACGCTTTCTGGAGCTGCTCCACGAACGCTACGACCTCAAAGATGGCTCCTACGAGCCGTTCA contains:
- a CDS encoding DEAD/DEAH box helicase family protein, which encodes MEAFSRAKVMREYQQAALRNARNILWKYYEGFADYQRGEPLTANEQRKALLWQWYRDNGVDARAMRLEVGNLNRRFLELLHERYDLKDGSYEPFINRMSFWMATGSGKTLVIVKLIEMLWTLIQRGEIPPHDILFLTHRDDLIEQLRRHIDEFNAARTEFRINL